Proteins encoded by one window of Actinocorallia herbida:
- a CDS encoding SDR family NAD(P)-dependent oxidoreductase, protein MSKLAGKTAVVTGGSSGIGLAIAKRFADEGAHVYVTGRRKPELDAAVVAIGENATGVQADVSDQTALDALYAGITADGRRVDVVVANAGGGGLSRLEDATQEYFDGIFGTNVAGTLFTVQKALPLFNDGGSVILLSSIGADSGSEYFGVYAAAKAAVRSLGRTWANELKGRGIRVNTISPGAIATPALAAAAPDASDTEGFFTMIGTGVPLGRVGDPAEIASAALFLATAESSYITGTNLYVDGGSGQI, encoded by the coding sequence ATGTCGAAACTTGCCGGCAAGACCGCTGTCGTCACGGGCGGGTCCTCGGGCATCGGGTTGGCGATCGCGAAGCGGTTCGCCGACGAAGGCGCGCACGTGTACGTGACCGGTCGCCGGAAGCCGGAGCTCGACGCGGCGGTCGTGGCGATCGGGGAGAACGCGACCGGCGTTCAGGCCGACGTGTCCGACCAGACCGCGCTCGACGCCCTCTACGCCGGGATCACCGCGGACGGGCGGCGGGTGGACGTGGTGGTGGCCAACGCGGGCGGCGGCGGGCTGTCCCGGCTCGAGGACGCCACCCAGGAGTACTTCGACGGGATCTTCGGCACGAACGTCGCGGGGACGCTCTTCACGGTGCAGAAGGCGCTGCCGCTGTTCAACGACGGTGGCTCCGTCATCCTGCTGTCCTCGATCGGGGCGGACAGCGGTAGCGAGTACTTCGGCGTCTACGCCGCGGCCAAGGCGGCCGTGCGCTCCCTGGGCAGGACCTGGGCCAACGAGCTCAAGGGCCGCGGCATCCGCGTCAACACCATCTCGCCCGGGGCGATCGCGACTCCGGCCCTCGCCGCGGCGGCACCCGACGCCTCCGACACCGAGGGTTTCTTCACGATGATCGGCACCGGCGTGCCCCTCGGACGCGTCGGCGACCCCGCGGAGATCGCCTCCGCGGCCCTCTTCCTGGCGACCGCCGAAAGCAGCTACATCACCGGGACCAACCTCTACGTCGACGGCGGCTCCGGACAGATCTGA
- a CDS encoding SDR family NAD(P)-dependent oxidoreductase, translating into MSKVIAVFGAGTGLGVSVARRFGREGFRVALVARREDRLADLVARLADEGVEAAAFPADLAEPGQAHALVDAIRAHFGRIDVVEYGPVNPGLTFTAATALEAAYLERLIPLLLLTPVEIFRAVLPEMIERGDGAVLMTTGASAAQPVPYLSGPGVVMAAARSYLYSLNGELADKGVYAGTLSVAAAIDRSEGVRTAAESAAAARADAPDADQPFGGGQFPVVDPDDLADLYWDMYTRRDRVEQIHPAWPGL; encoded by the coding sequence ATGTCCAAAGTGATCGCCGTCTTCGGCGCCGGCACCGGTCTCGGCGTGTCCGTCGCCCGGCGCTTCGGCCGTGAAGGCTTCCGCGTCGCCCTGGTGGCGCGTCGCGAGGACCGCCTGGCCGACCTCGTCGCGCGACTGGCGGACGAGGGCGTCGAAGCCGCCGCCTTCCCCGCCGACCTCGCAGAACCCGGCCAGGCCCACGCCCTCGTCGACGCGATCCGCGCCCATTTCGGCCGGATCGACGTCGTCGAGTACGGGCCGGTCAACCCCGGTCTGACCTTCACCGCCGCGACCGCGCTGGAGGCGGCCTACCTGGAGCGGCTCATCCCGCTGCTCCTGCTCACCCCGGTGGAGATCTTCCGGGCCGTGCTGCCCGAGATGATCGAGCGCGGCGACGGCGCGGTCCTGATGACCACCGGTGCCTCCGCGGCCCAGCCGGTGCCCTACCTCAGCGGCCCGGGCGTCGTCATGGCCGCCGCCCGCAGCTACCTCTACTCCCTCAACGGCGAACTCGCCGACAAGGGCGTCTACGCCGGCACCCTGTCGGTCGCCGCGGCCATCGACCGCAGCGAAGGGGTCCGGACCGCCGCCGAGTCGGCCGCCGCCGCCCGCGCCGACGCACCCGACGCGGACCAGCCGTTCGGCGGCGGGCAGTTCCCCGTCGTCGACCCCGACGACCTCGCCGACCTCTACTGGGACATGTACACCCGGCGCGACCGCGTCGAGCAGATCCACCCGGCCTGGCCCGGCCTGTAG
- a CDS encoding TetR/AcrR family transcriptional regulator yields the protein MSQDPERAPRRDAVRNRARLLDAARKTFAEHGLDVPLEEVARTAGVSRTTLYRNFATREELAATVFEDNVAWIEERAAELTGRPSAVVQLFDFVLDLQFAHGGIAHMLSQAGASWFSSLAGRTAAAFVPLLEAGRAEGVVRPDVFVCDVILAYQMAEGAMHDAEGDAGEENRKRIRAMLHRSLFL from the coding sequence ATGTCCCAGGACCCCGAGCGGGCTCCCCGACGCGACGCCGTGCGCAATCGCGCACGGCTTCTCGATGCCGCCCGCAAGACGTTCGCCGAGCACGGGCTCGATGTTCCGCTCGAAGAGGTCGCCCGAACGGCGGGCGTCAGCAGGACGACCCTCTATCGCAACTTCGCCACGCGTGAGGAACTCGCCGCGACGGTCTTCGAGGACAACGTGGCCTGGATCGAGGAACGGGCCGCGGAACTCACGGGCCGGCCCTCGGCCGTCGTCCAGCTGTTCGACTTCGTCCTCGACCTGCAGTTCGCCCACGGAGGCATCGCCCACATGCTCTCCCAGGCAGGGGCCTCGTGGTTCTCCTCGCTCGCGGGCCGTACCGCCGCCGCTTTCGTCCCCCTCCTCGAGGCGGGCCGCGCTGAAGGAGTGGTGCGCCCGGACGTCTTCGTCTGCGATGTGATCCTCGCCTACCAGATGGCGGAAGGCGCGATGCACGACGCCGAGGGCGACGCGGGCGAGGAGAACCGTAAGCGGATCCGGGCCATGCTGCACCGGTCCTTGTTCCTCTGA
- a CDS encoding alpha/beta hydrolase fold domain-containing protein, with protein sequence MAAEETSRNLHLPAREVRVPASVSPEAQAFLAQGRMPSRPYPPLTDLDAWRAAIAETDAAMQAMFEMRASRVGAEVEEIDANGVPVYSITPHGISPDDQRVYLDIHGGALIQGGGVPCRLNGVATAGQVGARVWAVDYRMAPDHPYPASLDDCVAAYRALLDRHSPDQVIVGGGSAGANLAAALLLRARDEGLPLPAAAVLLTPELDLTESGDSFQTLAPVDIVGHLSLMPVNLLYADGHDLTDPYVSPLFGDFTKGFPSTFLSAGTRDVFLSNAARMHRALREAGVPADLHLVEAAPHGGFFGTAPEDAALDRQIRLFTDSHWPR encoded by the coding sequence ATGGCTGCTGAAGAAACATCCCGGAACCTGCACCTACCCGCACGTGAGGTCCGCGTGCCCGCGTCGGTCAGCCCCGAGGCACAGGCATTCCTCGCCCAGGGGCGGATGCCCTCGCGGCCCTACCCGCCCTTGACCGATCTCGACGCGTGGCGCGCGGCCATCGCCGAGACGGACGCGGCGATGCAGGCGATGTTCGAGATGCGCGCCTCCCGGGTGGGCGCCGAGGTCGAAGAGATCGACGCGAACGGCGTGCCGGTGTACTCCATCACCCCGCACGGGATCTCCCCCGACGATCAGCGGGTCTATCTCGACATCCACGGCGGCGCCCTCATCCAGGGCGGTGGCGTGCCCTGCAGACTCAACGGCGTCGCCACGGCCGGTCAGGTCGGGGCCCGGGTGTGGGCGGTGGACTACCGGATGGCGCCGGACCACCCTTACCCCGCGTCACTCGACGACTGCGTCGCCGCCTACCGCGCTCTCCTGGACCGCCACAGCCCCGACCAGGTGATCGTCGGAGGAGGCTCGGCGGGAGCCAACCTCGCGGCGGCCCTCCTGCTGCGGGCGCGGGACGAGGGGCTGCCGCTGCCCGCGGCGGCGGTGCTCCTCACGCCCGAACTCGACCTGACTGAGTCGGGGGACTCCTTCCAGACCCTCGCGCCCGTCGACATCGTCGGCCACCTCAGCCTGATGCCCGTCAATCTCCTGTACGCCGACGGCCACGACCTCACCGACCCGTACGTGTCTCCGCTCTTCGGCGACTTCACCAAGGGCTTTCCGTCGACCTTCCTCAGCGCGGGCACCCGCGACGTCTTCCTGTCCAACGCCGCCCGCATGCACCGCGCGCTGCGCGAAGCCGGGGTGCCCGCCGACCTCCACCTCGTCGAAGCCGCGCCGCACGGCGGCTTCTTCGGCACGGCGCCCGAGGACGCGGCACTCGACCGGCAGATCCGCCTCTTCACGGACTCCCACTGGCCGCGTTGA
- a CDS encoding alpha/beta hydrolase: MSDQAAPALHVPARDIPVPGSVSQEAAGLLAMGVLQPPTQWPPVEDLEAWRALVAEKAAMVPAEAPGPMVASCFGTAETGVGARTEVIDVDGVRIHTAVPEGAAPDDRRVYLAIHGGAWIGGGGDLCRLGAAMTAGAIGARVWAVDYRMLPDHPFPAPLDDCLTAYRRLLEEYSPEEIIVGGVSAGANLAVALLLRARDEGLPLPAAAVVETVPADLTAVGDTYATNKGVDTSFVDELGPIFQLYSNGHDLRNPYLSPLFADFGKGFPPAILTSGTRDFLLSDTVRLHRRLLAAGVPADLHVFEAAPHAMFLGLAPEDHERAREVRAFAERHWPSASSE, encoded by the coding sequence ATGAGTGACCAGGCCGCACCCGCCCTGCACGTGCCCGCCCGTGACATTCCCGTGCCCGGATCGGTGAGCCAGGAGGCCGCGGGCCTCCTGGCGATGGGGGTGCTGCAGCCGCCCACGCAGTGGCCGCCCGTGGAAGACCTGGAGGCCTGGCGTGCCCTGGTCGCCGAGAAGGCCGCCATGGTGCCGGCGGAGGCGCCCGGCCCGATGGTGGCCTCGTGTTTCGGCACCGCCGAGACCGGTGTCGGCGCCCGGACCGAGGTCATCGACGTCGACGGGGTCCGGATCCACACCGCCGTCCCCGAGGGAGCCGCGCCCGATGACCGCCGGGTCTATCTCGCCATCCACGGCGGTGCCTGGATCGGCGGCGGCGGAGATCTCTGCCGGCTCGGGGCCGCGATGACGGCGGGTGCGATCGGTGCGCGCGTGTGGGCGGTCGACTACCGGATGCTGCCCGACCACCCCTTCCCGGCGCCCCTGGACGACTGCCTGACCGCCTACCGGAGACTTCTGGAGGAGTACTCGCCCGAGGAGATCATCGTCGGCGGAGTCTCGGCGGGCGCCAACCTCGCGGTCGCGCTGCTTCTGCGAGCACGGGACGAGGGACTTCCCCTGCCTGCCGCGGCCGTGGTGGAGACCGTGCCCGCCGACCTCACCGCCGTCGGCGACACCTACGCGACCAACAAGGGAGTGGACACCTCCTTCGTGGACGAACTGGGCCCCATCTTCCAGCTGTACTCCAACGGCCACGACCTGCGGAACCCGTATCTGTCGCCGCTGTTCGCCGACTTCGGCAAGGGTTTTCCCCCGGCCATCCTGACCAGCGGCACCCGCGACTTCCTCCTGTCGGACACCGTCCGGCTGCACCGCAGGCTCCTCGCGGCCGGCGTGCCCGCGGACCTGCACGTGTTCGAGGCCGCGCCGCACGCCATGTTCCTCGGCCTCGCACCGGAAGACCACGAACGTGCCCGAGAGGTGCGCGCGTTCGCCGAGCGGCACTGGCCTTCGGCGAGCTCCGAATGA
- a CDS encoding alpha/beta hydrolase, producing MENAETGPVLRVPAREIPIPVGLSPQAQAQLAHPGPANPEWPPLDDVDAWRAVVARMDEGGLAGLRMMADQVEADVEEIDVDGVRVHVITPRDVVDDAVYLEVHGGALLWGGGQSCAAMGRIMAGLVRAKVWAVDYRMPPDHPYPAGVDDCLTAYRALLREHPPERIIVGGASAGGNLAPAMVLRARDEGLPLPAAVVLMTPELDLTESGDTFSTLLGVDTALTSRLMPANLLYAGGHDLTDPYVSPLFGDFTKGFPPTFLQSGTRDLFLSNTVRMHRALRSAGIAADLHVFEAATHVMFMFAPEAEDRTRELRAFVDGRWGRGNDGPGSAADR from the coding sequence GTGGAGAACGCAGAAACCGGACCGGTGCTGCGCGTACCGGCCCGTGAGATTCCGATCCCCGTGGGATTGAGCCCGCAGGCGCAGGCGCAACTGGCCCACCCCGGCCCCGCCAACCCGGAGTGGCCGCCGCTCGACGACGTCGACGCCTGGCGCGCGGTCGTCGCGCGGATGGACGAGGGCGGCCTCGCCGGTCTGCGCATGATGGCCGACCAGGTGGAGGCCGACGTCGAGGAGATCGACGTCGACGGGGTGCGTGTCCACGTCATCACCCCGCGCGACGTCGTGGACGACGCCGTCTACCTGGAGGTTCATGGCGGCGCCCTGCTGTGGGGAGGCGGGCAGAGCTGCGCCGCCATGGGGCGGATCATGGCGGGCCTGGTGCGGGCGAAGGTCTGGGCGGTCGACTACCGGATGCCGCCGGACCATCCCTACCCCGCGGGCGTCGACGACTGCCTGACCGCCTACCGGGCCCTGCTGCGCGAACACCCGCCGGAGCGGATCATCGTGGGCGGGGCGTCCGCGGGCGGGAACCTCGCTCCCGCGATGGTCCTGCGCGCCCGGGACGAGGGGCTGCCGCTGCCCGCCGCGGTCGTGCTGATGACCCCTGAACTCGATCTCACCGAGTCCGGGGACACCTTCAGCACCCTTCTGGGCGTCGACACCGCGCTCACCTCGCGGCTGATGCCCGCGAACCTCCTCTACGCGGGCGGCCACGACCTCACCGACCCGTACGTGTCGCCGCTCTTCGGCGACTTCACCAAGGGCTTCCCGCCCACCTTCCTGCAGAGCGGCACCCGCGACCTGTTCCTGTCCAACACCGTCCGCATGCACCGCGCTCTGCGCTCCGCCGGGATAGCCGCCGACCTGCACGTCTTCGAGGCGGCGACGCACGTGATGTTCATGTTCGCGCCCGAGGCCGAGGACCGCACCCGGGAACTCCGCGCGTTCGTCGACGGACGCTGGGGACGCGGGAACGACGGCCCGGGGAGCGCGGCAGACCGATAG
- a CDS encoding zinc-dependent alcohol dehydrogenase: MKSVIVTGPGKLEIAEVPIPQVGPRDVLVKMKACGICGADPHALAEGGIPAGASATPMGHEPAGEIVEVGAETSGLRPGDRVVIDPTLVTDSITGGGGPQGALSEYLLVREAAPGVNVAVFPEHVPWHVAALAEPLAVARRSVDRTHPRPEHKAVVFGAGPVGLGALLALKHHGVSHVVVADVQPNRLDKALALGADAVINSAEQDVRARLVELHGEGTDAFGRTGLPGTDLYLDAAGVPDVLRTVFAGPKLGAVLGIVAIHRDPFPVDFQMLIPSELTIVHSMGHPTEMFSVIDDIAANTDACSAIVSDLIPFSEVERAFDLAGRPGATDKVVVTFE; encoded by the coding sequence ATGAAGAGCGTCATCGTGACCGGCCCCGGCAAGCTCGAAATCGCCGAAGTGCCCATCCCTCAGGTGGGTCCGAGGGACGTCCTGGTGAAGATGAAGGCCTGCGGCATCTGCGGCGCGGACCCGCACGCGCTCGCCGAGGGCGGCATTCCGGCCGGTGCGAGCGCGACCCCGATGGGGCATGAGCCGGCGGGCGAGATCGTCGAGGTCGGCGCCGAGACGTCCGGCCTGCGTCCGGGTGACCGCGTGGTGATCGACCCGACTCTGGTGACCGACTCGATCACCGGCGGGGGAGGCCCGCAGGGGGCGCTCAGCGAGTACCTGCTGGTCCGTGAAGCCGCTCCGGGGGTGAACGTCGCCGTCTTCCCCGAGCATGTGCCGTGGCACGTCGCGGCGCTCGCCGAGCCCCTGGCCGTCGCCCGCAGGTCCGTCGACCGCACCCACCCGCGCCCCGAGCACAAGGCCGTCGTCTTCGGTGCGGGCCCGGTGGGCCTCGGCGCGCTGCTCGCGCTCAAGCACCACGGTGTGTCGCACGTGGTCGTCGCCGATGTGCAGCCCAACAGGCTGGACAAGGCGCTCGCGCTGGGCGCGGACGCGGTCATCAATTCCGCCGAGCAGGACGTACGGGCGCGTCTGGTCGAACTCCACGGGGAGGGGACGGACGCCTTCGGCCGCACCGGGCTGCCCGGGACCGACCTCTATCTGGACGCCGCGGGCGTTCCCGACGTGCTCCGCACGGTGTTCGCGGGACCCAAGCTCGGCGCCGTCCTCGGCATCGTCGCCATCCATCGGGATCCGTTCCCGGTGGACTTCCAGATGCTGATCCCCTCGGAACTGACGATCGTCCACTCGATGGGGCATCCCACCGAGATGTTCTCGGTCATCGACGACATCGCGGCCAACACCGACGCCTGCTCCGCGATCGTGAGCGACCTGATCCCCTTCTCCGAGGTGGAGCGGGCTTTCGACCTCGCGGGCCGCCCGGGTGCGACGGACAAGGTCGTGGTCACCTTCGAGTGA
- a CDS encoding helix-turn-helix transcriptional regulator, with the protein MKAEKRPCAQERAQEAFLPPTAVLEQLEASLRMIKRRTDVSLAFAGQMAESGAVRLSLFEGPTAGALRGVEVESGHGLGGRAVELSRSIAVGDYLTSPRITHRYDRFISAEGLHAMVAAPVIVGRRPVAVVYGAFREAREIGGRIQDAMAGEVRALEQRLAVLSAMEAGFTDPAETAATLRMRERIRDTYGDLRTLAGRVSDAAVQAEILRIGGRLLDGEADAPGLSTLSRRERDAVALASRGLTNQQIGEALGLSPGTIKSYMKSAMRKLGAATRLEAAILARRTGQIP; encoded by the coding sequence ATGAAGGCGGAGAAGCGTCCCTGCGCCCAGGAGCGGGCGCAGGAGGCGTTTCTCCCGCCCACGGCGGTCTTGGAACAACTCGAGGCTTCGCTCCGGATGATCAAACGCCGCACCGACGTCTCGCTCGCCTTCGCCGGGCAGATGGCGGAATCCGGCGCCGTGCGGCTCTCGCTCTTCGAAGGCCCGACCGCAGGCGCCCTGCGGGGTGTCGAGGTGGAGTCCGGCCACGGTCTCGGGGGCCGGGCCGTCGAGCTCTCCCGGAGCATCGCGGTCGGCGATTACCTGACCTCGCCGAGGATCACCCACCGGTACGACAGATTCATCAGCGCGGAAGGACTGCATGCGATGGTCGCCGCCCCCGTGATCGTCGGACGGAGGCCGGTGGCCGTGGTGTACGGCGCCTTCCGCGAGGCGCGAGAGATCGGTGGCCGGATCCAGGACGCCATGGCCGGTGAAGTGCGTGCGCTGGAGCAGCGCCTCGCCGTGCTCTCGGCGATGGAGGCGGGATTCACCGACCCCGCCGAGACCGCCGCGACCCTCCGGATGCGGGAGCGGATCCGCGACACCTACGGCGACCTGCGGACACTCGCCGGACGCGTCTCCGACGCCGCGGTCCAGGCGGAGATCCTGCGCATCGGCGGTCGGCTGCTGGACGGCGAGGCCGACGCACCGGGCCTGAGCACGCTCAGCCGTCGCGAGCGCGACGCCGTCGCGCTCGCCTCCCGCGGACTCACCAACCAGCAGATCGGCGAGGCGCTCGGCCTCAGCCCCGGCACGATCAAGAGCTACATGAAGTCGGCGATGCGCAAGCTCGGGGCCGCGACCCGTCTGGAGGCGGCCATCCTCGCCCGCCGTACCGGCCAGATCCCCTGA
- a CDS encoding cellulase family glycosylhydrolase, which translates to MRLRRMVMACALLTAVPAVPGTAAHAAQESSYITDEQGRVLILHGLNTASSAKGAGGLPWIGEADVARERELLGSNIVRYLIQWKNVEPEPGVYDEAYLDAVAERLRWYRGQGIHVVLDMHQDLYGPAACQGQGNGAPAWATITDGLSCTPQKPWFLSLLQPAVLRAYDNFWNHTGAHPELGERYTAMWRHVADRFKDDPAVLGYDLMNEPFGGSRQFGFFEGPVLTPFYQRIIDAIREVDDGTWIFVEPQAVGVGQGTPSSLGRLLGDRIALAPHFYPAALYVNRSYTGLTKSAVQAEFVAWRLSMTALSRDLGRPLWLGEVGAIGASVPGAADYTGDWLTFADDLRIGWAYWSNDTATDGTGIDTGVGPIDENGLTRIGRVMARPYPRAIAGLPVSIKATAVKFTLSWRSNGATGPTEIWLPPSFGADPKITSTASARWDPATRILLVDGTGGAVQTVAVG; encoded by the coding sequence GTGCGCCTGCGGCGGATGGTGATGGCTTGTGCGTTGCTCACCGCTGTGCCGGCGGTTCCCGGGACGGCCGCGCACGCGGCTCAGGAGTCCTCCTACATCACCGATGAGCAGGGTCGGGTTCTGATCCTGCACGGGTTGAACACCGCGAGCAGCGCCAAAGGGGCGGGCGGCCTGCCGTGGATCGGGGAGGCGGACGTCGCCCGCGAGCGGGAACTGCTCGGCTCGAACATCGTCCGGTATCTGATCCAGTGGAAGAACGTCGAGCCGGAACCCGGAGTGTACGACGAGGCGTATCTGGACGCGGTCGCGGAACGGTTGCGCTGGTATCGCGGGCAGGGCATCCACGTCGTCCTCGACATGCACCAGGACCTGTACGGTCCCGCCGCCTGCCAGGGGCAGGGCAACGGCGCTCCCGCGTGGGCCACGATCACCGACGGCCTGTCCTGCACCCCGCAGAAGCCCTGGTTCCTCAGCCTCCTCCAGCCCGCCGTCCTGCGCGCGTACGACAACTTCTGGAACCACACCGGTGCCCATCCGGAACTGGGCGAGCGCTACACCGCGATGTGGCGGCACGTCGCCGACCGGTTCAAGGACGATCCCGCCGTCCTCGGCTACGACCTGATGAACGAGCCGTTCGGCGGGAGCCGCCAGTTCGGCTTCTTCGAAGGCCCCGTCCTGACCCCGTTCTATCAGCGGATCATCGACGCGATCCGCGAGGTCGACGACGGTACCTGGATCTTCGTGGAACCGCAGGCCGTCGGCGTCGGGCAGGGCACCCCCAGCAGCCTCGGCCGCCTCCTCGGCGACCGCATCGCCCTGGCGCCGCACTTCTATCCCGCCGCGCTCTACGTGAACCGTTCCTACACGGGGCTCACCAAGAGCGCCGTCCAGGCCGAATTCGTCGCATGGCGCCTGAGCATGACGGCCTTGTCCCGCGACCTCGGCCGGCCCCTGTGGCTGGGCGAGGTAGGCGCGATCGGCGCGTCCGTTCCCGGCGCGGCCGACTACACCGGCGACTGGCTGACGTTCGCCGACGACCTGAGGATCGGCTGGGCCTACTGGTCCAATGACACCGCGACCGACGGCACCGGCATCGACACCGGCGTGGGCCCCATCGACGAGAACGGTCTCACCCGGATCGGACGGGTCATGGCCCGCCCCTACCCACGGGCGATCGCCGGCCTCCCCGTGTCGATCAAGGCGACCGCCGTGAAGTTCACGCTCTCCTGGCGGTCCAACGGGGCGACCGGACCCACCGAGATCTGGCTCCCGCCGTCCTTCGGCGCCGACCCGAAGATCACGAGCACCGCCTCCGCCCGGTGGGACCCGGCGACCCGAATACTGCTCGTCGACGGGACGGGCGGCGCGGTGCAGACCGTCGCGGTGGGCTGA
- a CDS encoding phosphotransferase, giving the protein MGEGGQSIPVNLDLITAQWMTDALAASHPGAVVSEVKVVLRDDGTNRRARLGLTYSAGSGPDTVFVKAVDPAHAELTAATSGLFHEPRLFLSGMALPVDHPAVHLSLIDEPGQNFIMVMEDLSARGADPRDSTRPLTPAQAAAGMRALARLHSTFWNTRLTERAALSWVELYTPWPEEMDELMAGVIPLAFDMAGDAVPGPVRAYRPMDLILLWKSYVRTLATGPQTLLHGDAHIGNTYVLPGDDIGFLDWQMLRRGHWSLDVGYFLQGAVTTEDRRAHEAELIEVYRTSLDVPEEERPTAEQAWTSYRASTVYGLVLWLATLTGSAWQREDISLALTQRYADAFNDLDAPTAIPAP; this is encoded by the coding sequence TTGGGCGAGGGCGGGCAGAGCATCCCGGTGAACCTGGACCTGATCACCGCGCAGTGGATGACGGACGCCTTGGCGGCGTCCCACCCGGGCGCGGTGGTGTCAGAGGTGAAGGTCGTGCTGCGCGATGACGGCACCAACCGGCGGGCCCGCCTGGGCCTGACCTACTCGGCCGGGTCCGGGCCGGACACGGTCTTCGTGAAAGCGGTCGACCCCGCCCACGCCGAACTCACCGCCGCGACCAGCGGCCTGTTCCACGAGCCGCGCCTGTTCCTGTCGGGGATGGCCCTGCCGGTCGACCACCCGGCCGTCCACCTGTCGCTGATCGACGAGCCCGGTCAGAACTTCATCATGGTGATGGAGGACCTGTCCGCCCGCGGCGCCGACCCCCGCGACTCCACCCGCCCCCTCACCCCCGCCCAGGCCGCCGCCGGGATGCGCGCGCTGGCCCGCCTGCACAGCACGTTCTGGAACACCCGGCTCACCGAGCGTGCAGCACTGTCCTGGGTCGAGCTCTACACTCCGTGGCCCGAAGAGATGGACGAGCTCATGGCCGGCGTCATCCCCCTGGCCTTCGACATGGCAGGCGACGCCGTCCCCGGCCCGGTCCGCGCCTACCGGCCGATGGACCTCATCCTCCTGTGGAAGAGCTACGTCCGCACCCTGGCCACCGGGCCGCAGACCCTCCTGCACGGAGACGCCCACATCGGCAACACCTACGTCCTGCCCGGCGACGACATCGGATTCCTGGACTGGCAGATGCTCCGGCGCGGCCACTGGTCGCTGGACGTCGGCTACTTTCTCCAAGGAGCCGTGACCACCGAGGATCGCCGCGCTCACGAGGCCGAGCTGATCGAGGTCTACCGCACGTCCCTGGACGTCCCCGAGGAGGAAAGGCCGACCGCCGAGCAAGCCTGGACCTCCTACCGCGCCAGCACCGTCTACGGCCTCGTCCTGTGGCTCGCCACCCTCACCGGCAGCGCCTGGCAGCGCGAAGACATCTCCCTCGCCCTCACCCAGCGCTACGCCGACGCCTTCAACGACCTCGACGCCCCCACCGCCATCCCCGCCCCCTGA
- a CDS encoding TetR/AcrR family transcriptional regulator, with protein MRADAQRNAQKLRAAAIELFRERGLQVPLKEIARHAGVSHGTLYNLFGGREALINEVVADLAVDRLDGVAERALACSDAWDGFAYYVEGVCELQATDPAISDVVTGRYPDAERLMDVCGRIQVAATHLIARAQQAGALRPDYTGEDLLFIFGTNALLARAAAGTAPDAWRRAVALMLDGLRAQAARPLPAGPLTSQQAYTVMGRLTAAP; from the coding sequence ATGCGGGCCGACGCCCAACGAAACGCGCAGAAGCTGCGGGCGGCCGCGATCGAGCTCTTCCGGGAACGCGGGCTCCAGGTCCCGCTGAAGGAGATCGCGCGCCATGCCGGGGTGAGCCACGGAACGCTCTACAACCTGTTCGGCGGGCGCGAGGCGCTCATCAACGAGGTCGTGGCCGACCTCGCCGTCGACCGTCTCGACGGGGTGGCCGAACGGGCGCTGGCCTGCTCGGACGCCTGGGACGGATTCGCCTACTACGTCGAGGGGGTGTGCGAGCTGCAGGCCACCGACCCCGCCATCAGCGACGTGGTCACCGGCCGCTACCCCGACGCTGAGCGCCTGATGGACGTCTGCGGCCGCATCCAGGTCGCCGCCACCCATCTCATCGCGAGGGCTCAGCAGGCCGGTGCGCTCCGCCCCGACTACACCGGCGAAGACCTGCTGTTCATCTTCGGCACCAACGCACTGCTGGCACGCGCCGCCGCCGGCACCGCCCCCGACGCGTGGCGCCGCGCCGTCGCTCTCATGCTCGACGGTCTGCGAGCCCAAGCCGCACGACCGCTCCCCGCAGGTCCGTTGACCTCGCAGCAGGCCTACACGGTGATGGGACGCCTCACCGCCGCTCCGTGA